The Accipiter gentilis chromosome 8, bAccGen1.1, whole genome shotgun sequence genomic sequence CGGGAGGTGTCCCAACCCCCCCTCCTCGCCCACCGTGCAGAGGGTCTCATGCCCCAGCCCGCCCGGGTGGCAGCATTCCTGTCCCCTCGGTGCAGCCCTGTGGCTGACGGCTGTGGGAAGGGCTCtctggagcagggaaaggaaaggggccAAGGGGCCgtggctggcggcggcggcggagctgaATCCTGTTTCCCATGCGGCGTTTCCTGCTCTCCACCCATTGTTCGGAGACGGCCCTGACTCCAGGAGCCGGCGGGAGCTGCCCTGCGCAGGCTTTCCCCCGGCAAGCAGTGTGCGGCAAAGCTGAGGCTGTACACACCTCGTGACACCTTGGCCTCCTGCCGCCGCGAGCCGGGGTGCTGAGACACGGCCTCACCTGGGCTCCACGTTGTGCCGGGGCCCGACTCGCACCTGCAGGGCCACTGTCAGGGTTGAAAGGGGCTCAGCGGGAGAGCAGGCAGGGTGCCAAAAAGCTAGCCCGCCTGCATAGGAGGGCGGCCACTGCCGGGGGAGAAAAACCCGCCATGTTGCAGTAAACATGTCGGGGAGGAAGTGGAAAGCAGCAGACAGCCTGGCTTCCCCCAAGTGCTTTCCCATATACAGTGCCGGCACaggcatggcacggcatggccctgctgcccccccagccccagggcgtCCCACCCAGCCTTCCTGCGAGGCTGCCCCGGCCTTCGGTGTGCTCTGGGCTCTTTATCTGGCAAACAAAAGGTATTCCCCAGGAAATCACGGTAAGCTTCACCCACCAAACCTTACGCTACTTCACAAATTGAACTGTTCCCACGTGaaagccagggctgctggagagcGAGCCTCATGTTTTGGTGCGTCCCGAGCCCATGCCGTATCCGGCCAAAAATCTAAAGCACAcatggagaggaaagggaaatccATTCATAGCTTCCGACTATTTACAGCGCACTCCAGGGCTACACGGTGCCCACAGCGTGCCGAGAGAGGGATGGCAGCGGGCAGGggctcccccagcacagccacccacccaccccgcaACAGGAGGGATGCAGAGGATCCAAAAAAGATGGACACCAGATGCAGCTGCCTCCATTTGCCTAGAAAACTAAGCATGGTGCTTTGCCGTGGGCTGTGCATAGGTGAGGGGCTCTGTTTTTGGGAGACCCCTGGGGAACAACCATAATGTAAATGCGGAGCACGAGGCCCCCCTGCAGTAGGACGTGCAGGGGCTGGGCAGCTGAGGCTGGTCCCTCCTGCTGTCGGTGCCCTCCTGGGAACCCCAAATCCCCATTTGCCTGGCCAACCCCAAGCTCATTTGCAAGCACGTTGGGTCAGAGACTCATCCGCACACCCAGTACAGCTGCAGGAAGGGGATAGATACATAAATAGGTAAATAAATGGCTTCTTCCTCTAGTTCACTGGCTACAATGGCTAGTCATGCTCAGAACTGCAATTGCCATCATGCCACCGTGTGCTGACATGTGCTGCGCCTGGGGAAGCAACTTGTTTTGTGCTCCCCTGGCAGCACACGGAGCCATGAGTTATGATGCATTCTGTGAAATGTCCTCCAACATCAGGATCCATTTGAGGACAGGATTATTTACACAGAACAAACACGCTTTATGGGAAGGCTTTGCAATCACAGACCCTGCAGTATGCTCCTCCAGGGAACACAGCGTGACTTTTCTTACTGCCCAACGGGAACCAGGGCATTGCTTTGCTCTTTGGGGGAATGGGAGCCATTTGGGGTCAGCTCTCCACACCTGGTGATGCCCAGGAGATCTCAGGGATCCATCGAGGGATCTGACCCAAGCTGATTTGCCCCCTTGCATTTTTTCTAGGAACACCTGGATAAGAGGTGTCTATTTGTGCAGATCCCTCGGTTTGGAGTTGAGGTAGGAAACCTCTCTGTGAGGTTCTGTGGTGAGACCCAACCAGGACCCTACAGCTCCAGTTTAACTTTATGTATCTCCAGAGGAGGAACCAGGGAGCTGGGTACAGCCAAGCTCAGCCAGAGCAGCTCGCCTTACTTCCCCTCCTGTAATACGGAAAGCTCTAGCTGCCCAACCCACAGCACACTGAAAGCACCTGAATTTCTGCTGAATTCACAGACCTCAACTTTTTTGCTGAATCAcaacagactaaaaaaaaaaaagagagacaaaaatacCCCTTTTTGTTATCATTTGCACTTTCTAATGCACGGCACCACATGCCAGAAACCATAACGCACCGATACGTTTCCTGATAGGAAATGCAAACGCCCTGCGAATCTACCGATGGGCTGGGCTGCCTCAGCAACATTTTCTAGCCCTGCTTCTCTGGCCATTTGTTTTGGTTTACGTGCAGAGCAGGTCCTGGGGAGGCCCTACAAGGCTGGGTTAAGGGCTGCTGCCGCCAGGCATAGGAGCAGCCCGGGAGCGGGGTGGCCGAGCATCCCCAGCCTGCCTGGTCACATCggcagggcagctggggagcaggcagctgcctggatgCGTTGGCATCCGTCACACGCTCGCAGGATGGACAGGCTGCTGGGAAGCCCTTTCCCTAAGGAAAGGGTGGGACACGCGGCTGTGGAGGAGCCCCTTGGCAGCTGGGGGAAGCGGGGCCGCCCCGTCCCAGCCGCCGCCGGGGTGGAAACTGCAGATCCACAGCGCTCTCGTTGGCAGGCGGCCGCCTGCCGCTGAGCAGGAGTGGGAACGGGGAGCAGGGAATGGGGAGTGGGGAGCTTGgggctccctcctgctgcagaggcaaAGCTGGGAGCGGGTGCTGCCAGCACCTCCCCTGCCCAGGCTGTGGCTCTGCCAGGCCTCGTCCGCTTACCCACCCCAGCACCCGCGGGCATGGCAGCACATCTTACCCAACTGCGTGCCAGCAAACATCCACAAGATGCTTCTTGGACATTTCCCAGATTTTCACTGACTCTGTGGCAGGGTTGACTGGGAGCACTACTGATGAGTGGCGGGTCTGCATGCGGGGTACCAGAGGCGGTGGGGCAACCCCCTCCTCTGAGACCTTCAAAGGAGCCCTGGGTGCTGCTCAGAAAAGCCACATTTTTATTAGCAACTCCGCGATGCCGGAAAGCTAAGACTGCTGATCCACTGCCGGGCCCAGGGACCTGCCCGTTTGCCGCACTTTTAAAACACCTTTCTGCCTGAATCCCGATAagacttttattttcctgtaggATGCTTCTGAGCTGCCTCAGTCCCAGCTTCTCTGGCCGAGGCTTGCTGTGTGCCCCTGCCCTGGGTGCGTGGAGCAGCTGTCATCGTAGGCGGGCTGGGCTCAGGCTGCGCTCCTCGAACGCGGCCGTCTCAGGGCGGATGCCGTAGAggtgccctcctcctcctctcgccccccagcacctcccagtgcTCTGCTCCCCCTGAGGCAGCCCCCACGGCAGCTTACGGTccaccaggcagctgctggcgGTCTCCTGGTCACCCGTCACTGGAGGCAGCAGGTGGGAGGTGGCCGGGCGTGGTGGTTAATGTGTAACCAGCCCTGCCACCTTTCACCCGTGCGCAGCCGTCGGGAGGGCGCAGGGCCACGGCGGCAGCCGGGCTGGCTCCCAGGTGCTGGTGGTCCGCAGGGCCCTGCGGTCGGGGTgcggggggctcggcggggccccCCGAGCCGCGCGGCTGCAGCCACACCTCACCCGGCACGGCCGGCTCTGCCGGCTTCCCAGCTTTCCCTCAGACTTGTTTTTCTGCGCAGACGTTTCCTGGAGCCAAATggctccctcctgcctgctcgGGGTCTGCAGCCTTCTCTGCGCCTGGTCAGTGGTGACGGGACACCCCTGCAGCCTCAACCACCAGGTAGGGGGGCCGAGGGGGCTCCGGCGCGGGCAGCagctgggggcaggcaggggcaccTCGCTCCCCGTCCTGCCAGCGCAGCTGGGGCGGTGGCACCGTGCGCCTGCGGGGCAGCAGGCCCTGGTCGGCAGCTCCCACTCTGCACGGCTCGAGAGACGACGAGCAATGAAAACCCACGGGAGCAAGCGGAGTTAACGGGGAGATGTGCTGTGCCAGTGGCCACCAAGCACAGGGGTGGTTCACCCACCCCTGGAGCCTAGctgtcctgctcccagccctgcagcacccctgctcccagccccacaacatccctgctcccagcctcGGGCTGAACTCGTCACGTTGTCCAGCCCATGCACCGGAGCACAGCAGGGCTGGCAAAAGCCTTGTCTGAGCTGTTGCGTTTCTGACTCTGGGGGTCTCGGCTGGAGCCGTAACACAGCCACCCATAAGGGATGCCTGGGGTGAGGCACATCCCCAAGGGGCTCCCAGCCCCACGCTCCCTTCTCCAGTGCATGGTGATGCAGTGACTGAAGCCAGGGTCCGGGCAACCATGGGGTCAGGATCCCCAGGCACCTGGCAAGGAGCAGGAAATACAACTAACCCATGCCGGCAGGACAAGCACCACAGCCAGCAGCTTGGCTGCACCaggcgggagcagggaggaggcaggaaaagcagctgtctTGAGTGGATGGCACAGGGCAGCACTGCCCACGGAGCTTTCAGATACTCCCTCAAAAGGTTTGCACTGTCTTCCCCAGCCTCCCTGAGCCTAGCCCTGTTTGAGCTTGAGACAGGACCTGTGCGGTATCCCCATGGCTCAGGCCCATTATAACCCAGTCCTCAGCAGCCCAGGTTTATAAGTGCACATCTGTCCCTCTAGTGAGCAGGGATGGCAGGGCCTGATAGGAGATTTAGGTGAACAGGAGGATgcagtgtactcttcgctgggtaaaaaaactggctggatggatgggaccagagggttgtggtgaatggaattaaatccagttggcagcgggtcacaagtggtgttccccagggctcagtattggggccggttctgtttaatacctttattaatgatctggctgatgggatcgagtgcaccctcagcaagtttgcagatgacaccaagttgggaggcagggtcgatctgctagggggcagggaggctctacagagggatctggacaggctggatcgatgggctgaggccaattgtatgaggttcaacaaggccaagtgccgggtcctgcacttgggtcacagcaaccccgtgcagtgctacgggcttggggaagagtggctggaaagctgcccggcagaaaaggacctgggtgcgctggttgacagccggctgaatatgagccagcagtgtgcccaggtgggcaagaaggccaagggcatcctggcctgtatatAGTATataaatagtgtggccagcaggagcagggaggtggttgttcccctgtactgggcactggtgaggccgcacctcgagtcctgtgttcagttttgggcccctcactgcaggaatgacgttgaggtgctggagcgtgtccagagaagggcaaccaagttggtgaggggcctggagcacaagtcttatggggagcggctgagggagctggggctgtttagtctagagaagaggaggctgaggggagaccttattgctctctacagctacctgaaggggggttgtagtgaggtgggtgctggtctcttctgtcaggtgtctgcagataggacaagaggaaatggcctcaagttgcagcaagggaggtttagtttggatattaggaaaaatttctttactgaaagggttgtcaggcattggaacaggctgcccagggaagtggttcagtcaccatccctggaggtattcaaaaagcacacagacaaggcacttcaagacatggtttagtgggcatggttgatggttggactcgatgatcttgaaggtctttcccaacctaaatgattttatgagcctatgattctatgaaaggaGAGGTGATCACACAGGAGGCAAAGAAATGGAAAGGCCAGCTATCTGGAAAGCAGGTAGACCTAGAAACCTGGGACTACAGGCCACAGCAAACTTCAGCAAGGCACCTCTGCCTGGGGGGCCCAAACATGGCATCAAACGGGATCCCATGCCTGCCCAAGCAAACTTGAATTGCTGACCCACTCTCTGGCAGCTTCAGTCTGGGCAGCTGGCCCTCTCCCACATAAAGCACAGGCAGGAGTAACACATGCTGGGGACTGCTCCCCAAAAAGAGCTTGTATTTGGCTACcctgttttttggggaaaaaaatccgtCCATGTGGGTTGATCGATCCATCTAGCATGCACTGCTGGCCTTTTGGGTCAGCGAATGGTTCCTCGTCTGTTTTGTTTACTAGTATGGCCACAGCCAGCCTGCACTAAGCCGCTGCCACTCGCGGCGTATCCTCAGAAATGTGGGAAGGCTGGAGGCATGGGTGCAATATCCTGCACAGGCCCCGGGGAGCAGCTCTTGACATGGGTGTCTGGTGCAGGTGCCCactgctctgcagcccagcaggctgcccgcccgcccgccctcgcAGCAGGCTGGGATCTCgcccacctccctgccccagctggaGGATGCCCTTGTGTCATGCAAGAGCTCCCtgggggctggaggtgggaatctgggggaggaagaggaggtccCTCTGCAAGCTGACCCCGTATGATGACTGCCCTGTAAGGGAGGACAGGAGTGTGACAACCTAGTCCCTTTCCACCCACCTCGTCTCTTTGGGGTCCCCCTCAGCCCTCCACGCACCTCCTTTACTCCTTCAGTCAGCTGCTCTCAGTCCTGGGCTGTTGTCCTCATCTTTGTGCATTATCCTGGCCCACACCAAACTGGCAGCTCAtgtgttttttaaacttgtaaacctgtctttgcttttttaaactctGCAAGGGTAATTAATTAAGACATTTGAACTCCTGGGGAGTCTTGGTCTAGACATCCTCCCCAGCACAGGGAGCCCATCTCAGACAGCAGCTCTTTTCCCAGGGATGGGCCGACTGCAAAGGGAAGAGCCTCCTGCATGCTCCAACTTCCCTTCCAAGAACCATCACTGGTTTGGATCTCTCCTTCAACCACTTGGTTGTGCCCCGTCATGGGACTCTCTTGATGCATTTCCCTTCTCTGCGCTCCCTCAACCTCTCTAGCAATGCCCTGCTGGCACTGAGCCCAGCAGTCTTCTCCAACCTTGGGACACTGCGTCTGCTGGAcctgagcagctgcagcatcGCCTACCTCTACACAGATGCTTTCAAGGGCTTGGAAAACTTGCACACACTGCTCCTAAGAAACAACAGTCTGCAAGAGCTTGAGGTCTCTTCCTTCCTGATGCTGAAGGCTCTTTTCCACCTGGACCTGCGGCACAACGCACTGGTCTCTTTGGACACCTTGAGCCTGCAGCTGATGGATGCAGTCCCGCAGGTACGGCTGGAAGGGAACCCCTGGGTCTGCGACTGCACCGTGCACCCTCTGCAGCAGTGGCTACAGCGCAGGCAAGGTGAGCGGACGGGGGCGGGTGGCAAGAGACATGTCGGGCAGGAGGAACCCTGGGTGCAGGGGTCCCGCTTGATCCTTTTGCTCCAACCCCTGGGCAGGCTCTGAGACAGCTCTCCAGGGACCTCTCCCACCCCATTGAGGGACAGCAAACCGAAAGGTGATGTGCCTGTTCCTTGCTTGCAGTTACACACAATACCAAAGATTTCTAGGAATGACACCAGGATAATTTAGCCACTCTTCTGGGAAAGGGGCTATACATACACTTCAGCCCCTAAATCCACCTATATGTATCTACGTGGAGTGACCACCTTTTCAAGAGCTGCAGAGCACTCAGCAGCTCCTCCTGTGGAGCCGGATCAGGCTCCAACACTCTGAAGTTGGCTCCCAGGCAACAGCAGCCCTGTGACAGTGGGGTTTCTATCAGTATGCATGAATTTGGCATTATCCAGCTAAAAGGAGCCTGCTAATCATAGTCACACACTCGCACGGTTCCTTGgtcagggaatttttttctttggttgtgcCTTACAACATGCTGAGGACTGTCGAGGCTGaagggcagagccaggagcacCTTGCGATGCATCCCATCAACCCAGGAGCAAGCAGGGATCGTCTTCTCTAAACTGGGGAGGGGATGGGCAAAGACCTCCTGTCCCACCTTAGCCCATGTGTCTCCCAGCTGTGCAGGTGACTTGTGCatcgcccccggggctgcggggctgggaggtCACAGCTCTGGATTCCCAGGACCTGGGCTGCTGGATGAAGCAGCGGTTTCCTCGGGGAGTCAGCACGGCGCAGCAGATCACAGTCACCCACAGCAATAGTAAGTTGTGCAGCTACGGAGGCGTCTGTAAGGTctcgctccctcctgccctccatcACCCCAGAGGGGACTGCAGCCAGAGaccccctgctctgccctgcagtcccaggggctggggctgcccagccACCACTTGTGCAGTGGCTTGGTGGGGAGGGTGGTGACCACCTGGAGGTGTTTGCTGGCTTTGCAACAGAAAAGTTAGCAGATGCCACAAAGCCGCATGGAGCACAGGCTCCATGGTGATGGGCACCAGTATCAGACAGCCATCTGGCCGTTTTCCCCACAGTGTTCACATATCCTTGGTAGCTAGCTCTGGGTGAAGAGCATTTATATTGCTCCTGATGAAAGCAACCCAGTGCTGGCTGCACACCACAGACATGCACAGGGCTGGCTGCTGAGGAGCGCCGGGTGTGCCACTGGCTGACCCACCGTGCCCTGAGGTACCTTTCCTGTGCCGCAGCCACCACACCGCCCgccgggaaggggggaaggagctggCCGTACCTGGTGGGCTTCCTGGTGGCAGCAATTGGCATCTCCATCCTGATCGCGGTGGCTGCCAAGTGCAAGCTCTTCCACAAGAACTTTGCCAGCTACCGCCACAGGCCACTGCCTGAAACCAGCTCAATCAGAGGCAGCCCCATGGAGGATGGCAGCGGCTGGGACAGGGGCTCCTCAGGCCGGGGGGCCTTTGAGAGCCACCCTATGCCTGGTGCTGCCGACCTGCAAGCTGAGGATGATGACGGCTTCATCGAGGACAACTACATCCAGCCAAGCGAGCAGCTGCCAGAGGAAGAGGAGCGGGAATCACACCTCTCCATCTGAGCCTGCTGCCCAGCTACCACCACTGCGGCCTTTTGCCATCCCCCCCACCTCCATCCCCTTCCTGCCCTTTCCCACCCGCCCTCGGCTTTTGGCCCCAtgtggctgggggcaggaggaaaggagtgGAGAGGAGGGGTGGGCTGGAAATGGTGATGGAGGCTGAAGGCAGCCAGCCCCATGGTGCCCCAGCATGACAGCAGCGGGACTACGTGGGGACACCAGAcccactgctgctctcccagccctgctcggATGCTGAGGATGAAGGAGATGGTGCCTATTGTGCCCAGGCAGCCTGGTGAGGCGGGAAGAGGTGCCTGCCCTTGTGCTCCCTGCGGGGTGTCAGGCACCGGCCCCACTGCCCCATGGCGCCAGACCCAGCCCTGCTGTGTCCCTCAATGCGTTGTCACTCTGGGGTGTGATTAAAGCATGATTTAACCCTGCTTCTGCCTGCGGTGGTTTGTTGGGGCTCTCCCAGCGGCGGTGCCGGGAGAAGACACCCAGGCCCACAGCTGGGGTGTGGCTTTTTTTGCATGTGCTTTCAAGGACCATAAATACATTCCTTGTTAACTGCGGTGGTGAGAGAACAGGTCTGTGGCACCAGTGCTCTTGTGCAAACAAATCTGTCACCTGCTGTggcgcaggcagccctgctgcgtCGTCCCAGGGTTTCTGTGCATGTCTTTCCAGCGTTGCTTCCTGCCGcgtcccttctcttttttctctcttccctctccatCAAGACGTGCTAGAAAGGCACTTACCTTTCCCCtgtcagctctgcagagctgagcgAACTTGTTGGTGGCACCAGTTTTGGCGTCAAGCAGGCACGTGCACTGGGGCGAGACAGCCTTGTCCCCAGGCACCCATTAGAGTCCCGTCTGTATCTCTAACTGTGGAGTTATAACAACATTATAATTTTTGCATTCCTGTCATCTTTATGGTACGATAAACAGCACATGAGACATAGGTAACTGCAAGTTGTTTCTGCTGTAGCCAGTCATGCCTGTGTGGGTCACACTAGAGTTTAaagcagggagcagcagtggCATTCACCCTCCTTAGTAAGTGGTTCACAAGGCTCATACCATCCGGATGGGAAGAATTCCCAGGGCACAGCCCAGTCATTACCATCCCTGATGGCCTGGGAATCTCTCTGTCATGCTCCAGAGCATAAAGCATCATCACAGGGATGCCATTTCTTGCAGCCCTGCCACACGGCTAATTCCCCTATCTCCTTCAAACCTCCATCTCACTGTAAACTGCCTTTGTATTTCTCTACTCATTAGGATATTTATAGAGCACAGTGTGTACAAAAGTAAATAATACACGTCAGAGAATGTAAACCAAAGGGGACGACTGGGTCAGGCGTTGGATGGGTGATACAGGCCAGTGACTTAAAGCACCTTCCAGAGAGGGAACGTGCCATTCAAAGCCACGAGGAGGATGAAAACCTGCTGGCTTGTTTCAGCGGTCAGCCAGTTTTTGCTCTTAAATGCCATATTTCTAAACTAAGCTTTACTTCTACAGTCACTGCCTCATGCTTTGACTTCTGGGCTCATCTTAACAGCTACCTGTGAAAATACAATATATGCTGTAATTTTGGGGGAATTTCTAATATCTTTCAGGTAAGATAGACTTAAATCTGAGGGCtgggaaaatgcatttcagttatCTTCTGGAGGGTATTCTCGGGGCTTTTCAACATGCTTTTTAATCCCATGAACTTGTGCTAGATGCAGTATTTTACTCTTGGTCTCAGCGATgtcttaaaagattaaaaatacagCTGCCCAGGCTTATTTATCCAGGATCTTGCTCACTCCCATCCCTCAGTACCTACTGGGGGGTTGCTTGTCTACTTTGACCCTGCTGGGAGGCCCACCCATTTATTCTTTAACTGAGCAGACGTGGCTGTTTTTCTGGCGTGCGGGGGGGCCCAGTCCCGTGACAGCCCCTCTGCCCCCGCTCCAGGCAGCTCCagagccagcgggcaggaggctgGCAGCTCACATGGGGGGAAATGCATCTGGCATGCAGAGCTGGGAATACAAGGGGATCAGACCAGAAAAGGAGGAGCCTTCTCAAGGGCATCCCCCCgggaagctgctggaagaacCGCGGTGGAGGCTGGCGGGCGGGAGCAGTAGCAGGTATGCAGGCAGACTGGTTCGAGGCTCattgcaggcagcagctgccgcCTCGAGGCTCGAGGCTCGGCCCTACTGCAGGGCAAAACAGCTTCTCTGTAAACAAACCAGCCGGCACCGATATATTCAGAAGGCTTCGTGTGCTCCATGTGAGCATCTTTGAGGGGCACGGCAAGGTCTTAGGTTCACATAGTGGTGGTAAGGGGGACCAGCTATGTCTAGGTCCTCAAGCAGAGGGAGGTGCACGTGCATCTGAAGGTGGGAGTCGTGTATCAGGAAATAAGTACATGCATTTGGGGGACTGTGGTGGCGTTGCCATGCTAGCTGATGAGCCGAAATCACAGCCGCCCGCTGAGGGACCCTGGGCTGTCATGATTTCTACCCGGGGCTCAGCCTGAGCAGAGAGGCCAGCTCTGCACGGCTCTGCCACCTCCCACTTTGCAGAGAGGCCAACGCTCAAGCATCAGCCTTCAACACGGTCGACTTCTGTAACACTTTATTATGGATTTCCATGCACAACACAGGAACCAAGAAAGGAGCAAACAAGTACCACTGCTGCAGAGGTGAGTCAGTGACTGGAGCAGCGCAGGCTGTCCATCTGGGCAGTCAGACACCCAAACCACTATCTTTGGGGACAGCCTGTTCTCGGCCATTATTTCCTTGGGTTGCTGACACGGCCCACAAACATCCTTTTCTGGCACAATTCGTGGGCATTTGGGGCACATTTTGAAGGGACTATGGAGGGGAGGATTCACATTGGCATGCAGGCAGTGCAGAGCTGCGAGCTCAGCACAGTCAGGTGTCTTCACAGAAATGCCCAGATGTGCAAAACAGCTGGTGTGCAGGCAGCTGTGGCCTGTCCACATGTGCAGGTTGGGGGAGCTGGGAGTAACTGCTAAAGCACTGATGCAGGCAGAGACAGTGCAGCTTGGCATAACTGCACATGCACCGACACAGatgtgcagagcagcagcaacgGTGATGGTGCAAAACTGTCCAGCTCTGGCCTGTCCCTCCCTGTGTACGCACAGGGATCCCTGCTGGACCTGGGGTCAAACAGCCCGGAGGGGAAGGACGGCTTTTTGCTTTGCAGAGGATTTAGCACAGAAGGACCTGAGCTTAGTAACACCCTCTGAACTCTTGGGCAGATTAAGGGAAATGATgcagagaaaagaggaaacaGCAGTTTAATAAAATCTATAGATGATGTGAAAGTGGCAAAGGAAAATGTAGAAATAACAGAGAtccagaaagaaaagccaaaatgaTGTTCCTCTACTTTGGGGAAAACAATCCAAGGCTTTAGGGGAAGGAAAGCCAGCAGGAGCACGGCAAGAGCAGATGAAGACAGAAGTGCCCTCACATGATCTGCGTGCATCAGGAATGGTGTGGTCTGGAGCTGCAAAGGGGATGAAGTCCTCATTGTCCAGTGTGTACCTGGTGGGGTTCACTGATGCTGAACTGTGACACTGCCTCCACGTGTAACACGGACAGTGATTCATGCTGTTACTAAGGGAATGAGCTATTATCCTCTTCCAAATAAATTTGCTACCGGGCACCAAAAAATAATAGCTCAGTCTTACTCCATTACAGAGGGAACTTAGCaaataataagcaaaaataaCAGCTGGGGTAGAGCAGCTCAGGTAAGGGGCATATGGGAGCAGACAGGAAGATGAAGAGAATGTTGCACATGAGCAGCTTTGCTAGGAGGTTATGATCTGTGTCTATGGAAAGGGCAGTGAAATGGTTCATGGGTCTGTGGAGGAAATGAGAATTTTGACAGGTAAATTAGTGTCAAGTCACAGGAAAAGCTCCTGGGGGTGAGTTGTTAGCATGCCTCTGGGAAAGACACCTCGGTGATAGACACCTTGTAGAGATAAAACACCAAAAAAGCTCCAGGTAAGGCCCAAGTGGTAGCAGAAGAACTTTCTgccccacagcagctgcagcacttgACAGACAGAGAGAGCACAGGAACACGCAGGGACTGGGATGAGCTGCAGCGCTCCCACGGCAGCAGAGGTGCCTCTGCTCGGGAAACTCCTGTCTGAGGGCAACAGCACTCCCCCCTCTCACCGCCCTTGCGGAGCAGCGGCCCCAGCCCCGGGATTCGGGCATCCCGTGGCCATTCCCCAGAGACCGCACCTTGCTGTTTGTGTCTCGCATGGCTGGAGCACGCTGGTGTGAAAACAGAGCCGTGGTTTGACAAACCACGGAAGGTGGTGGGCCACTGAAATGTAATATTGGAACAGATCCTGGCATTGCAAACACAAACAGCATTTCATGTAGCCATGCTGGGCCTCTGGCACACAGAATCCCATGCAAATCCTACGCTCACTCCCACA encodes the following:
- the C8H1orf210 gene encoding type III endosome membrane protein TEMP, producing the protein MAPSCLLGVCSLLCAWSVVTGHPCSLNHQGWADCKGKSLLHAPTSLPRTITGLDLSFNHLVVPRHGTLLMHFPSLRSLNLSSNALLALSPAVFSNLGTLRLLDLSSCSIAYLYTDAFKGLENLHTLLLRNNSLQELEVSSFLMLKALFHLDLRHNALVSLDTLSLQLMDAVPQVRLEGNPWVCDCTVHPLQQWLQRRQAVQVTCASPPGLRGWEVTALDSQDLGCWMKQRFPRGVSTAQQITVTHSNTTTPPAGKGGRSWPYLVGFLVAAIGISILIAVAAKCKLFHKNFASYRHRPLPETSSIRGSPMEDGSGWDRGSSGRGAFESHPMPGAADLQAEDDDGFIEDNYIQPSEQLPEEEERESHLSI